Proteins from a single region of Gorilla gorilla gorilla isolate KB3781 chromosome 16, NHGRI_mGorGor1-v2.1_pri, whole genome shotgun sequence:
- the LOC129526873 gene encoding TBC1 domain family member 1-like: MSPLFSWVAKVPEIISSIRQAGKIARQEELHCPSEFDDTFSKKFEVLFCGRVTVAHKKAPPALIDECIEKFNHVSGSRGSESPRPNPPHAAPTGSQEPGRRPMRKSFSQPGLRSLAFRKELQDGGLRSSGFFSSFEESDIENHLISGHNIVQPTDIEENRTMLFTIGQSEVYLINPDTQKIALEKNFKEISFCSQGIRHVDHFGFICRESSGGGGFHFVCYVFQCTNEALVDEIMMTLKQAFTVAAVQQTAKAPAQLCEGCPLQGLHKLCERIEGMNSSKTKLELQKHLTTLTNQEQATIFEEVQKLRPRNEQRENELIISFLRCLYEEKQKEHIHIGEMKQTSQMAAENIGSELPPSATRFRLDMLKNKSKRSLTESLESILSRELSVCEKEALPISESSFKLLGSSEDLSSDSESHLPEEPAPLSPQQAFRRRANTLSHFPMECQEPPQPARGSPGVSQRKLMRYHSVSTETPHERKDFESKANHLGDSGGTPVKTRRHSWRQQIFLRVATPQKACDSSSRYEDYSELGELPPRSPLEPVCEDGPFGPPPEEKKRTSRELRELWQKAILQQILLLRMEKENQKLQASENDLLNKRLKLDYEEITPCLKEVTTVWEKMLSTPGRSKIKFDMEKMHLAVGQGVPRHHRGEIWKFLAEQFHLKHQFPSKQQPKDVPYKELLKQLTSQQHAILIDLGRTFPTHPYFSAQLGAGQLSLYNILKAYSLLDQEVGYCQGLSFVAGILLLHMSEEEAFKMLKFLMFDMGLRKQYRPDMIILQIQMYQLSRLLHDYHRDLYNHLEEHEIGPSLYAAPWFLTMFASQFPLGFVARVFDMIFLQGTEVIFKVALSLLGSHKPLILQHENLETIVDFIKSTLPNLGLVQMEKTINQVFEMDIAKQLQAYEVEYHVLQEELIDSSPLSDNQRMDKLEKTNSSLRKQNLDLLEQLQVANGRIQSLEATIEKLLSSESKLKQAMLTLELERSALLQTVEELRWRSTEPSDQEPECMQPEPTGD; the protein is encoded by the coding sequence ATGTCACCATTGTTCAGCTGGGTGGCCAAGGTGCCTGAGATCATCAGCTCCATCCGTCAGGCGGGGAAGATCGCCCGGCAGGAGGAGCTGCACTGCCCGTCCGAGTTCGACGACACGTTTTCCAAGAAGTTCGAGGTGCTCTTCTGCGGCCGCGTGACGGTGGCGCACAAGAAGGCTCCGCCGGCCCTGATCGACGAGTGCATCGAGAAGTTCAATCACGTCAGCGGCAGCCGGGGTTCCGAGAGCCCCCGCCCCAACCCGCCCCATGCCGCGCCCACAGGGAGCCAGGAGCCTGGGCGCAGGCCCATGCGCAAGTCCTTCTCCCAGCCCGGCCTGCGCTCGCTGGCCTTTAGGAAGGAGCTGCAGGATGGGGGCCTCCGAAGCAGCGGCTTCTTCAGCTCCTTCGAGGAGAGCGACATTGAGAACCACCTCATTAGCGGACACAATATTGTGCAGCCCACAGATATCGAGGAAAATCGAACTATGCTCTTCACGATTGGCCAGTCTGAAGTTTACCTCATCAATCCTGACACCCAAAAAATAGCACTGGAGAAAAATTTTAAGGAGATATCCTTTTGCTCTCAGGGCATCAGACACGTGGACCACTTTGGGTTTATCTGTCGGGAGTCTTCCGGAGGTGGCGGCTTTCATTTTGTCTGTTACGTGTTTCAGTGCACAAATGAGGCTCTGGTTGACGAAATTATGATGACCCTGAAACAGGCCTTCACGGTGGCCGCAGTGCAGCAGACGGCTAAGGCGCCAGCCCAGCTGTGCGAGGGCTGCCCCCTGCAAGGCCTGCACAAGCTCTGTGAGAGGATAGAGGGAATGAATTCTTCCAAAACAAAACTAGAACTGCAAAAGCACCTGACGACATTAACCAATCAGGAGCAGGCGACTATTTTTGAAGAGGTTCAGAAATTGAGACCAAGAAATGAGCAGCGAGAGAATgaattgattatttcttttctgagatgtttatatgaagagaaacagaaagaacacATCCATATTGGGGAGATGAAGCAGACATCGCAGATGGCAGCAGAGAATATTGGAAGTGAATTACCACCCAGTGCCACTCGATTTAGGCTAGATATgctgaaaaacaaatcaaagagATCTTTAACAGAGTCTTTAGAAAGTATTTTGTCCCGGGAGCTATCTGTGTGTGAAAAGGAGGCCTTGCCCATCTCTGAGAGCTCCTTTAAGCTCCTCGGCTCCTCGGAGGACCTGTCCAGTGACTCGGAGAGTCATCTCCCAGAAGAGCCAGCTCCGCTGTCGCCCCAGCAGGCCTTCAGGAGGCGAGCAAACACCCTGAGTCACTTCCCCATGGAATGCCAGGAACCTCCACAACCTGCCCGGGGGTCACCGGGGGTTTCGCAAAGGAAACTTATGAGGTATCACTCAGTGAGCACAGAGACGCCTCATGAACGAAAGGACTTTGAATCCAAAGCAAACCATCTTGGTGATTCTGGTGGGACTCCTGTGAAGACCCGGAGGCATTCCTGGAGGCAGCAGATATTCCTCCGAGTAGCCACCCCGCAGAAGGCGTGCGATTCTTCCAGCAGATATGAAGATTATTCAGAGCTGGGAGAGCTTCCCCCACGATCTCCTTTAGAACCAGTTTGTGAAGATGGGCCCTTTGGCCCCccaccagaggaaaagaaaaggacatcTCGTGAGCTCCGAGAGCTGTGGCAAAAGGCTATTCTTCAACAGATACTGCTGCTTAGAATGGAGAAGGAAAATCAGAAGCTCCAAGCCTCTGAAAATGATTTGCTGAACAAGCGCCTGAAGCTCGATTATGAAGAAATTACTCCCTGTCTTAAAGAAGTAACTACAGTGTGGGAAAAGATGCTTAGCACTCCAGGAAGATCAAAAATTAAGTTTGACATGGAAAAAATGCACTTGGCTGTTGGGCAAGGTGTGCCACGTCATCACCGAGGTGAAATCTGGAAATTTCTAGCTGAGCAATTCCACCTTAAACACCAGTTTCCCAGCAAACAGCAGCCAAAGGATGTGccatacaaagaactcttaaagcaGCTGACTTCCCAGCAGCATGCGATTCTTATTGACCTTGGGCGAACCTTTCCTACACACCCATACTTCTCTGCCCAGCTTGGAGCAGGACAGCTATCGCTTTACAACATTTTGAAGGCCTACTCACTTCTAGACCAGGAAGTGGGATATTGCCAAGGTCTCAGCTTTGTAGCAGGCATTTTGCTTCTTCATATGAGTGAGGAAGAGGCGTTTAAAATGCTCAAGTTTCTGATGTTTGACATGGGGCTGCGGAAACAGTATCGGCCAGACATGATTATTTTACAGATCCAGATGTACCAGCTCTCGAGGTTGCTTCATGATTACCACAGAGACCTCTACAATCATCTGGAGGAGCACGAGATCGGCCCCAGCCTCTACGCTGCCCCCTGGTTCCTCACCATGTTTGCCTCACAGTTCCCGCTGGGATTCGTAGCCAGAGTCTTTGATATGATTTTTCTTCAGGGAACAGAGGTCATATTTAAAGTGGCTTTAAGTCTGTTGGGAAGCCATAAGCCCTTGATTCTGCAGCATGAAAACCTAGAAACCATAGTTGACTTTATAAAAAGCACGCTACCCAACCTTGGCTTGGTACAGATGGAAAAGACCATCAATCAGGTATTTGAAATGGACATCGCTAAACAGTTACAAGCTTATGAAGTTGAGTACCACGTCCTTCAAGAAGAACTTATCGATTCCTCTCCTCTCAGTGACAACCAAAGAATGGATAAATTAGAGAAAACCAACAGCAGCTTACGCAAACAGAACCTTGACCTCCTTGAACAGTTGCAGGTGGCAAATGGTAGGATCCAAAGCCTTGAGGCCACCATTGAGAAGCTCCTGAGCAGTGAGAGCAAGCTGAAGCAGGCCATGCTTACCTTAGAACTGGAGCGGTCGGCCCTGCTGCAGACGGTGGAGGAGCTGCGGTGGCGGAGCACAGAGCCCAGCGACCAGGAGCCTGAGTGCATGCAGCCCGAGCCCACAGGCGACTGA
- the LOC101129329 gene encoding tropomyosin alpha-4 chain-like, whose protein sequence is MAGLNSLEVVKRKIQALQQQADEAEDRAQGLQRELDGERERREKAEGDVAALNRRIQLVEEELDRAQERLATALQKLEEAEKAADESERGMKLIENRAMKDEEKMEIQELQLKEAKHIAEEADRKYEEVARKLVILEGELERAEVRAEVSELRCGDLEEELKNVTNNLKSLEAASEKYSEKEDKYEEEIKLLSDRLKEAETRAEFAERTVAKLEKTIDDLEEKLAQTKEENVGLHQTLDQTLKELNCV, encoded by the coding sequence ATGGCCGGCCTCAACTCCCTGGAGGTGGTGAAACGCAAGATCCAGGCCCTGCAGCAGCAGGCGGACGAGGCGGAAGACCGCGCGCAGGGCCTGCAGCGGGAGCTGGACGGCGAGCGCGAGCGGCGCGAGAAAGCTGAAGGTGATGTGGCCGCCCTCAACCGACGCATCCAGCTCGTTGAGGAGGAGTTGGACAGGGCTCAGGAACGACTGGCCACGGCCCtgcagaagctggaggaggcagAAAAAGCTGCAGATGAGAGTGAGAGAGGAATGAAGTTGATAGAAAACCGGGCCATGAAGGATGAGGAGAAGATGGAGATTCAGGAGTTGCAGCTTAAAGAGGCCAAGCACATTGCGGAAGAGGCTGACCGCAAGTACGAGGAGGTAGCTCGTAAGCTGGTCATCCTGGAGGGTGAGCTGGAGAGGGCAGAGGTGCGTGCAGAGGTGTCTGAACTAAGATGTGGTGACCTGGAAGAAGAACTCAAGAATGTTACTAACAATCTGAAATCTCTGGAGGCTGCATCTGAAAAGTATTCTGAAAAGGAAGACaaatatgaagaagaaattaaactTCTGTCTGACAGACTGAAAGAGGCTGAGACCCGTGCTGAATTTGCAGAGAGAACGGTTGCAAAACTGGAAAAGACAATTGATGACCTGGAAGAGAAACTTGCCCAGACTAAAGAAGAGAATGTGGGCTTACATCAGACACTGGATCAGACACTAAAAGAACTTAACTGTGTATAA